The Fibrobacter succinogenes genome includes the window GATTGTCGCTTTTGTGAATGATACTGGCGCTGATTCAGTTACGGAATATGGCCGCATTGAGGCGGACGTCGGGGCTGGGTTCGGTGGCGGTCTTTACCTCGGTGACTCCGCTTATGTCAAGAAATATTTTGTATTTGATGACTTTGAAAACGGCGTTGGACTATGGGAGCCTAATGCCTCTGAAAATGCGAAAGTTTCTTTAATAAAGGCGGATGCTGCTGGCAAAGGACGTGAAGGCTTGGCTGTACACTTTGTTTGCAAACGCGACTCTGCCGCTAAAGATTGGGACTGGGCTCTCATCGGTCGAGAACTCGGTGGCTTTGTCGATATGAGCAATTTGGATTCTATTGCTTTCTGGGCTCGTAGCACTGAAAAATCGAAAATAATGTTTGCTTTTGATGTGTTTGTGAACGATGATTCCGTGTTGAGTGCTGAAAATGTCAAGGCTCAGGGGTATTATGAAGTGGATACGGTTTGGACGCGCTTTACTGTGATTCCGTCTAAGCTTGATACTGCTGATAGCAATGGCGGTAATGTCGGTTGGGATGCTGTCAAGAATCGTGTGACAAAAATTAGCATCTTTGGCCAGATGGGCACGGAAGTCTGGATTGACGATATCGAAGTCTTTGGCTACGGCATCTTTGATCCTTATGCTCCAATAGCAAAGAAAAAAGATTAGTTGTAACAGAATTTGACGTTTTGTCAATAGAACCTGCGTTTACACGTAGGTTTTTTTTGTGATATGGAGATAGATTTATAAAAAAACGGACTAGTGTATGGTTAGTCCAAAGGGGTGTTATGAGAATATTTAAAGGTATTACGATGTTTGGCTTGCTTGCGGGTTTTGGAGTAAATTCGCTTGCTGATAATCCTATTTCTAGCTATCACTATTTGGCGGACCCTTCTTGCGCCTCTGACGGTGATACCTTCTACATTTTGACCGATGTGGATGACTATAACAACCAGACAAACTGGAATTACGACATCGTCGGCCTTTACGCCTTCACGTCTGAAGACATGAAGAACTGGACCGACCATGGTATGATTTTCCGTTCCAGGCGCGAGTTCGGTAACTATCCGAACAATACTTGGGCATCGGGCATTGCTGTCAAGAATGGCAAGGTCTATATTGTTTACCCCGATGGTGCAAGCGGCGTGGGCATGATTACGGCCCCTGCAATTGACGGCCCCTATACGGACCCGATCCAGGCTTCTCATGGCGTGAACAGAATCGCCGGCGGTGGCGGTAGCGTTATCGGCGGTTGCGATGGCATCGCGCACTGCTTTGACCCGGGCATTTTCTTCGATGACGACGGCACGGGCTACGTGATTTTTGGCGGTGGTGAAAGCGGCCAGCGCCCCTACGGCAACAATTTCGACATCATCAAGTTTACCGAAAGCAACGGCAAGATTACCATGGACAAGAACTCCCTCAAGAGGGTCCAGCTGCCGAATTCTTTCGAAGCTCCTTACTTGCACAAGAAAGGGAACACTTACTATTTGAGCTTCAACAACCGTAGCCAGATTATCGATTATGGTATGTCGAATAACATTTGGGGACCGTACAACTACGTGGGTCAGGTCATTCCGGGCATCGGTTCTGTGCCGGACGCTCATGGCGAAGGTGGCAACAACCATCATGGTTTTGCTCCGTTCAAGGACAAGTGGTACGCAGTCTATCATGATCGCCGTTTGGTGACTTCCAATAACCACCCGGCCGCAACGACGCAACAGGGCGTGCGTTCCGAAAATCCGAACTACGAAAACCACAGAAGCGTGTCCATTGATGAACTCACCTGGAATGGCGACAAGATGAACAAGCTCACCTTCACCCGCGAAGGACCCAAGCAAATCAAGAACTTTGACCCGTACAAGACCTACAAGGCAACGACGAGCTCCAAACAGATGAACATCCGTAGCCGTACCGACTGGACCAAGGGCCAGCCGGTGAAGCACGTGCTCTTGCCGCTGACGAGCCGTAGCGAATCCTGGATCCGCGTCACTGGCGTGGACTTCGGTAAAGGTGCAGAGAACCTCCGCATCAAGGCCGCGAACGTAGGCGATGGTAACAAGATTGAAATCCATACGGGTAGCGCAACGGGTACGCTTGCCGGTACTTGCGAACTTGCAAAGACCGCCAATAACATGACCTTCGTGGATAACGATTGCGAAATGAAGGGCCTTACGGGCGTTATCGACCAGGTGTTCTTCGTGTTCAAGAATAATGGAAAAGATTCTACCATGGGCGTTCTCGAATGGGAATTCCAGGGCGAGATGGAAGATTTTGATGAGCCGGGCTATGGCGCTGGTAACGATTCTTACTCTGAAAAAGATTCCGATGATCACGGTGCCGAAAGCAATGGCGGCAAGAGCTACCGCGAAGGCACTGGCGTCGATATTTACAAGAAGGCAACGGGTTACGTTGTCGGTTACAACCAAGCCGATGAATGGCTGGAATACACTGTGGATGTGGCTGCAGAAGGCGACTACACGATGTTTGCTGCGGTGGCTTCTGCCAATGCGACCTCTGGTTTTAAACTCTCCATTGATGGTGATGACATTACGGAATCGATTGCCGTCCCGAAGAACGATGGCGAAGAAAACTATGACGACTACAGTAAGGTAAAGGCGAATGTGACGCTTAAATCGGGCAAGCACATCCTCCGCTTTACCGTGACCGGCGACTGGATGGACATTGACTACATTCAGTTTGCGACAGGCAAGGATGCAAAAGACCCGGACGACGAGACGATTGCACTCCATAAGGGATTCCGCTTGGAAACGACCTCTCTCAAGAGCTTCGACGTGTTCGATTTGACTGGCAAGAAGGTGGCGACCTTTACGGCCCGCAACATGGCCGAAGCAAAGAAGATTTGGCGCGAAAGTGCCCAGGCTCAGAAGCAGGGCTTTAACCTTATCCGTAATCGTAGCACCGGTATGATTGCGAAAGTCAGCACGACTCGTTAATTTTTCTTTAATACACACATATCCATCCAAAAAAGGCTCCCCGGAAGGGGAGTCCTTTTTTTTTCTTATAAATTTCTTTTATTTTGAGTTGAATAAACTTGTTCTGTTTTTGAAAGATTATATTTGGCTACCATTTATTCTAAATAAGGGAGGAATTAAATGAATACCAAACTTTTATTGGCCCTTTCACTTGTTGGGGCGGCTTATGCGCAGACAAATCTCGAAAACAACCATTTAGATCGTCTTTCACCGAAGGCGAGGGAATTTGTTGAAAAATACAAAGCGGAAAAAGCAAATAAAAAAATCAATGGCAACGCACAAAAGAGAAAAGTGGTTCTCAAAAGCGATGTGCTTGGTCGCAAATTGAACCGAGGACAAATTCAGGATTCTACTGTTTATATTATTGAAGATAATATAGAGCCTAGAATGGAAGTTACTGTCGCTGATTTGACGGTGGAAGATGTTGATATCGAACCTATCAGTGCTCAATATTCTTACAACGATGAAAAAAAAGAAGAGATTTTTTGGTTGAATGGGAAGGAAATAGACAAGAAGTCCTTCTACAAAAAAGTAGGAGATTGGGATAATCGTCGAAAGAAACTGCAAAAGCCGCTAAAACAGCCGTACAAAGCTTTTTTGACTCCTACGGAAATAGAAAACAAATTGTTGTCTTCGGATGATGTCTATATAGAAACTGAGGATGTTGAAGTAGCTGAAAATTTTATTCCCTATCAAGATGGTGCAATATCGACTTCTTTTGCTACGTATGATGACGCTCTTATAATTTCTGGAATAGGTTCTGGTTTTACGACTGGAGATAAAGGGAATGGTGTTGGCGTTTACATTATGGATGAAGGGTGTGTGAATGCTTCGCAAATTCCAAATCCTTTGCTCCTTCAGCTCAAGGCTTGCGACTGGTCTAACCCTGAACGTTTGAATAAACCTCATCCTGTCCAAGTTACATCAGTTCTTCAAACCTATGCGCCAGAAGCTTTTGTTTATAGTTATGATGCATTAAAACTACAGAATGATCTTGGTCCTGCGAAGCCTCAAACCTTTAATCCTGAAATTTACATTGGGAACATATCGGTGGTGTTGTATCAAAGTAAAGTCACTGCCAATTATGAAATTTGGGATTCATATTTAGATAATTACATTTGGACAAATGGAGTCACGGTGTTTGTCAGTGCGGGCAATTTTAAGTCACATCTTCAATCCCAGCCGACCATCCATTCTCCGGGCAAGGCTCTCAATGCCATTACCGTGGGTTCTTATAATCCTTATCCATATTATTTAAATGGCAACACGGTTCCCACGTATATTTATGAAGAATATAGCAATTACATAAATTCCAATATTGGTAACGCGAAACCGGAAATTATGAATATAGGTAGTTTGTTTTTGCCGAATGGAATTTCTTGTTTAGGAACAAGTTGCGCTTCTCCATTTTCTGCAGCAATGGCGGCGAATTTGATGACGAATCACCCATTTTTCAGAGGCCATCCTGAAATGGTTAAGCCTGTATTTATGACATCGACTTGGGGAACGACCTTTAATAATCGTGATACTGATGGGGGAGCTGTTGAAGGTATACCTCATTATCCTTTTATGGTGAAGAATAAATCTTTTTCTGGTTGGTGGAAAGGCAATGATAAAGCTCTCTTTAAGGACGCTAATGGGAACGACAAAAGCTTAGAGGTTGATATTATTAATGGTGTGGTTGCTGGAGAAAAATACAAGTTGGGCGTTTCTTGGCTGATGAAAGGGAGCACTATTAAGAGTAAGGGAAAATTACCTGTGAATTTAGCCGTTTTAGTGTATCAAAATGGACAAATTATTGCTGGTTCTTTGGATGTTTCAAATAAGAACCCGTTTGCGTTGATTCCTTTCACTGTTCCTCAATCTGGAAGCATAAAAATCGTAATTGTACGTCTTGGCAATCTTGCTCCTAACGATCAAATTGCTATTGGTTACCACATGGCTCGTCAAAGGACTCCATAATCTGTTTTGTTTAGTTAGCGAAGCCCTGATTCATATCTGATGTGAATTAGGGCTTTTTGTGTTTTTAGTGTGAGTATGCAAAATCCTGAAAACACGTTTTTATAGCAATTCCAACACTGTTTACTGACCAGTTTGTTGACTTTTTGTCCATGAAACCTTTGGTGGCTCGGGGATTGTTTGATGTTTATGGAGGTAGTTTTAGATTCAGATGGGTTGACGGTGTATGGTCGATCCTAAGGAGTGTTCATGAAACTGCTTAAGAAAGTTACGATGTTTGGGCTCCTGGCTGGCTTTGGAGTAAGCGCGCTTGCCGATAACCCAATTTCTACTTACCATTACCTGGCTGACCCGGGTGCCGCTGCCGACGATGATTACTTCTACATCATCACGGACTCCGATGACCCGGCTCCGTACAATTCCGATGGCTACAAGATTTACGCCCTTTATGCATTCCGCAGTAGGGATATGCAGAACTGGACCGACTACGGCATTATTTACGATGCTCGCAAGGTGAACGGCATTAATGACATTTGGGCTTCTGGCATTGCTGTCCATAACGGCACATTCTACATCGTGTTCCCGGATGGCGGTGGCGGCGGCAT containing:
- a CDS encoding carbohydrate-binding protein, whose product is MRIFKGITMFGLLAGFGVNSLADNPISSYHYLADPSCASDGDTFYILTDVDDYNNQTNWNYDIVGLYAFTSEDMKNWTDHGMIFRSRREFGNYPNNTWASGIAVKNGKVYIVYPDGASGVGMITAPAIDGPYTDPIQASHGVNRIAGGGGSVIGGCDGIAHCFDPGIFFDDDGTGYVIFGGGESGQRPYGNNFDIIKFTESNGKITMDKNSLKRVQLPNSFEAPYLHKKGNTYYLSFNNRSQIIDYGMSNNIWGPYNYVGQVIPGIGSVPDAHGEGGNNHHGFAPFKDKWYAVYHDRRLVTSNNHPAATTQQGVRSENPNYENHRSVSIDELTWNGDKMNKLTFTREGPKQIKNFDPYKTYKATTSSKQMNIRSRTDWTKGQPVKHVLLPLTSRSESWIRVTGVDFGKGAENLRIKAANVGDGNKIEIHTGSATGTLAGTCELAKTANNMTFVDNDCEMKGLTGVIDQVFFVFKNNGKDSTMGVLEWEFQGEMEDFDEPGYGAGNDSYSEKDSDDHGAESNGGKSYREGTGVDIYKKATGYVVGYNQADEWLEYTVDVAAEGDYTMFAAVASANATSGFKLSIDGDDITESIAVPKNDGEENYDDYSKVKANVTLKSGKHILRFTVTGDWMDIDYIQFATGKDAKDPDDETIALHKGFRLETTSLKSFDVFDLTGKKVATFTARNMAEAKKIWRESAQAQKQGFNLIRNRSTGMIAKVSTTR
- a CDS encoding S8 family serine peptidase, with product MNTKLLLALSLVGAAYAQTNLENNHLDRLSPKAREFVEKYKAEKANKKINGNAQKRKVVLKSDVLGRKLNRGQIQDSTVYIIEDNIEPRMEVTVADLTVEDVDIEPISAQYSYNDEKKEEIFWLNGKEIDKKSFYKKVGDWDNRRKKLQKPLKQPYKAFLTPTEIENKLLSSDDVYIETEDVEVAENFIPYQDGAISTSFATYDDALIISGIGSGFTTGDKGNGVGVYIMDEGCVNASQIPNPLLLQLKACDWSNPERLNKPHPVQVTSVLQTYAPEAFVYSYDALKLQNDLGPAKPQTFNPEIYIGNISVVLYQSKVTANYEIWDSYLDNYIWTNGVTVFVSAGNFKSHLQSQPTIHSPGKALNAITVGSYNPYPYYLNGNTVPTYIYEEYSNYINSNIGNAKPEIMNIGSLFLPNGISCLGTSCASPFSAAMAANLMTNHPFFRGHPEMVKPVFMTSTWGTTFNNRDTDGGAVEGIPHYPFMVKNKSFSGWWKGNDKALFKDANGNDKSLEVDIINGVVAGEKYKLGVSWLMKGSTIKSKGKLPVNLAVLVYQNGQIIAGSLDVSNKNPFALIPFTVPQSGSIKIVIVRLGNLAPNDQIAIGYHMARQRTP